The window ACGTGTATATTTGTGAGTGTTGCGTCTTTCTCGGTCCGGGTGTGTAAACAGAAAATCCACAGCGGTTTGCTTGTAGAAATAGTCGCATTTGCTTAGGCTGACTTTTTATGCTACTGTTATTAGCCCTAACCCAGCTGGCATGGCGTGAATTCAGCAAACCCAAGGAGCCCATGTCAAGAATGCGTCGAGCTGGCTTGGCTGTAATATTTGAATGTGTTCTGCTGGTTTATTATTAGCTATGAACGTTATGTTGTTCAGTCCGCCTGATTTCCTGTCGTTTTCTTCTGGACCGTACAGATAAACTACCACATTAAGAGGTTCCTCTGAGTCACCATTGCAGGCCGGGACGGGCCGAGATGGACGCCCCAGTTCCAGCACCTCACACAGACTTGTAGCACTGATAGCAGCAACTCAAGGCCACACACAAGAACCCGAACCGTGGCTTTTCTTATTTTCTATGCCACACCAAATTTATGCCCAACTAGATTCGGTGGAATCGCTTTTGGACGAACTCCCATATATGTTTTATCTGGGCCTGTTCTTTGTGAACGTCCTGATCCTCTACTATGCCTTTCTGATGGAGTACATCGTCCTGAATGTGGGGATAGTATTCCTGCCTGAGGATATGGACCAGGCACTGGTGGACCTCGGGGTGCTTTCCGACCCGGCCTCTGTTCCCTACGATACGGACACGGAGCTGGATGTGTTTGAGGGGTATCTGGAGTGACAGGGCAGTCcaagaggaagaacaggaaaaaaatcaaattgtgACGATGATGCTGAGGTCGAGAGGTCGGGCTGACGCTCCCTGGTCAGCGATTTGTTGGGAAAATGCTTCAAAGTGGATGCttctgaagcctttttttcaCAGAGACATATCAGGCAAAAAGTAAGCAGAGAGAACAAGTACAGTCAGGTGTGCAGGTATTTGGACAGTcacagtttttgtaattttgcctcaaTACACCACAACACTGTGACTGAAGTGCACACTTTCAGCTTttaggggtttaacaaaagtattgcattacctgtttaggaattacagccatttttataacAAGACCccaattttcagaggctcaaaagtagtcaggggccaagtcagtcacctgccTGATAGAGCATgtgtttcagttattaaatcCATAAGTGAAACGAGCATCAACTGAAGATGGCCGCGGTAAATTCCTGGCAgcgcatctcaagggaggaaacacagcatttgctGATGTCCAAGGGTTCAAGACTTCTAGACAAAATTTTCATTCAAGTGTTAAAAGTGGTCCTTATATTTAAacttatgttagtttgtccaattacttttgagcctgtgAACACAGAGAACTACATCAAAATGGCTGCAATTTCTAAACAGTTTAATCAATACTTTTGTTCatccccttgaattaaagctgaaagtctgcacttcagtcacttctttattgtttgattttaaaatctgcTGGTGGTGTGCAGAAGCAAAATTGCTCAAATTCTGTAGTTGTCCAAATACTGATGGACCTGACTGTAACAGACATAAAGTAAGCAGTGAGCACAATAAATTCAGTATACTGAAATCAGCAGTACTTCTGTGACAAGCTCAGATTTTAAACACAGTTTGTACCCACAAAGCTCACCCTTTTTATGACACAAGAAATGTTTTTCCATGTCCTTAGGTTGTCTCGACTCAAAGGCAGGTAGCCTGAGGAGGATAGCCATCACTTGCGGCTGTTTGCTCAGTGACTGTTCGATGGGAAGAGGACTTTGCACCAGGTTGGCTGTCTTGTCAACGTATTGCCAGTTGAATATCAGTCGACTGCAGGAGGTTGGTGCTGGCCTGTGCTACCCTCGCTTTGGACACAATGACAATGGGGGCACAATGTGGTGTGGGAGCACAGAGAAAGACAGCTGTtcctttttggaagaaaaatgaatgttatCAGAATTGTGGAAAGCAAAATGTGCTGAAACTTGCCAGTGTGATGTTCTACAAAGCGAGATATGTCAGTGGATCTGACAAAGTGCAGGAAAACAGTGTCCAATAGGCATGATATATGGTTAATCACTCACACAGAACAACTTGAGTCAACAATTTATCCTTTTTAATGCAGAATACATTGCTCCCTTAAGATCTCACCTAGATTTGAGTCCTCTAATGTAATCCTTACTGTATTTCTGCATCAGAGATCTGCACACTCTCAAGAGCACAGCTAGGAATTATGGAGGCACTGGTAATAACACTGTCACTGGACTGAGCCTGGGAATATATAGGATGGAGAAACGCTGTAAATTTTTTCAGCCCATAGATCAGGAACACTATCTCTTCACCATAAGTCAGAGAGTATTAAAGTATTGAGAAACTTATTTCTTTGATCCTGCACATCTTTGTTTAACCTGTATCACATCAGTTAAAGGGGGGGCAAAAAAACTTAGGATTAATACATGAGTAGTGACAGCTTTGATCACAGCTGGTCAAATCATAAAATTGAACCTCAAAACGAAggcttcatattttttaaacttgtccttttgttgatgtttttaatttactgtgAGAGACTTCATGCATGATGTTGATCGTGTTTAAAGAATTTGATTCAAGTGTTTAATTGCTTGTTTTCTCCTGTTAGAAATTTGGAGCTACTTTTTTATGAAGAACAGCAATAATAAAGTGGATTTAAGCAATGGATCAGTTACATAGTTacacaaatgaaatgattcACAAGTAACTGTTTCATCCGTGTGCCTGGCTCAGTTGTTTATAAGCTATGAATATGCTGTATATGCAGTAGATGTGACAAGATCCTACAGTATTTGTTTTCCAACATGAGCAAATTGTCTGATTGACCAAGCTGCTGGACAACTTTTCACCAAGGTGGCTCCTGCTGGCAGTTTGCCTCGTCAGCAGTAAATAGAGCCAGTAAATTATCCACAGCCACACTGTGTAATCAActggaaaggaaaaagaaaagtctcGCTGGGAGTCAAGAACgcagatgaaaacaaaagcataGTAATTCAAGAGTGTTTTTCAGAGCTTGTACCAGAATTCAACTAGAACAGATCACCGATAGCTTATACCAAATCATTTTTGTGGATGAAGGCCTTAGCAATATTTTGTTAGGACGTGCTGTGTTCTGATATGTATGTATGAATCAGGATGTCcatagtttaatttttttttttcttttttggagagTAAacgtgttttggagcagtattTAGACCACAGGAGACAAAAACTCAGGATACTAATAAACATGTACAGTACAAATACTGGAAAGACGTTTGTATGGAATTTGATCAAAAAGTAATAGAATCAATGCGAGGTAAGGCCTTGAATAGTAGATaatatttaagaaaatgtgTAATTTGCTTCATGTTGTAAACAGTGTTAACAGACtggtgtatttttcttttagttttcactGACAGTCAATGTCAGTACTTTTTAGTTTCAGTATAAAAACAGTAGCATCTGAAGCTGAGTTCCTAATTTTGTACAGAAACTGTTTATAATTAAGTGGCTGTGCCGTTTCCCGGGGATGCTGCACTGTTCAgggccatcatcatcatcatcatctcctcaCATGCAACCTACACCCTGTGCTTGTGTCATCCCTCTGCATCTGCTTCTTTGCAGACATGCACATGCTCAAATAAGCTGTGGCTCATAACAGAGGTTTATTTTccagtgtgtatttaataaACTTTGAGCAAATGCCAGCTTGTAGCCTCTTGCTTTAACCCTCATTTCAGACGGCTGTTTGCAAATCAGCCTGCAATACACGCGCCTATCAGCTGTGGAGGCCTTATTAGTAACTAGGTGCTCGGCACGGTGTCATGCTGCAGTTTATCCACAAGAGTGAGCAAGTGTGccagagaacagcagcagcagtacatTATGGGAATTCTTCGTACTCACCAGCGCTAGATAGTGGAAATCCCCAACAGAGATAACTGTTCAGATTTGTTAGAATCTGTGAAGCATGGGGGGGATATTCAGCATTATGCATAGTAACTGCCAAGATCTACCAGATGTGATCTGATTCTGTTCTGATGAGCCATGCTGCTGGGATGtgttttcactttctgtttgtTGAGATTAAAGCTTGACttggtccatttttttttaccaataaTCATCAATGAGAATAATAGTGAAGAATTCTAAATATTTTCTTAGGGTATTTCagaaattgaatttttttttcatctttaaatGTGTGCAAATGTAGAGACACCACTGATGTTCTTAAATGTCAGTTTGCATAAAAATGGAGAACAGAAACATGCAGTAAaggaagtgaaaagaaaaatctttaaaCAACCAGTGAGTTTATTGAACACAGGATGTGAACAGtggcaagaaaacacaaaatagtACTGGGTGACACTGtcaaaacactttatttatatgAGAGTACCATACAGTCAACAACGTATAATTTATAGCAGGACGAATAAAGACatgctctctttctttctctctctctctctctctctctctctcacacacacacacacacacatacacatacaaccTCAAATACACAAAGGCAGCTTTTCAGGTAATGGCAACAGCTGGTGCagacaattatttttaaaaaagtacaaaaaaaaaaaccgactATAAAAGTGCAATTGTGCTTCTTTAAGTTGTAAAAAGTTCACATACAGAAAATAGTTTGTAATGCACATATTGGAATCTTACAAAGAACCTtaagtaaaaaaagaagaaagtagtTGTAGTGCAATTTGTAGCTCATGAATCTTTTGTTTGTAtccttaaaaatgtattgtgcAATCTGAGTATACATGCATGAGTTGCATGATTAAGACAGTCCATAAGAATTGTATTTTAGTGTAATAGGATGCGGTTGTCCTGCTGCTGGAGTCTGTCAAACACACCGTATGGGATACACTGGTTCCACATCCTgtgataaaatgaaatgaaacaaggtaaggaaaaaaaaaaaaaaaagatttggaaaaaaatgaagctctGTGATGAAATAACTCAACAGGATAGCTCACCTtaaagtcttcatttttttacagtttctcaGGCTGGCTCCCAAGCTCAGTGCTCCAACATctgttagcttgttgtactttaCACTGTCAAAGAGAAACAAGGCAGAGGTTAgatgtgttttcagtgcatCTGTACTGTGTCTCCTGTGAACAGTCTGAGTCTATCAGAGACTACAGACCAAGAAATCTAATCATTTGCCATAAGCATATAGCATAAATGAGGAAATCACATTATATTTTGTTCATCATTTGGACATATGAACACTAATAATAAAGCCAAAACAGAAGTGCCAAACATGTGCAAGTGCAGTTCACTTTTTTTGGATACATTCTCAGTAAACATCTATTTgaaaatgcacagttttgggACCACTGTACAGGGCGtgaattttcaaattaatttttaaatttatattacATTATGACCTACAGTGCCTCCttcttgatttattttcttgcatatttgtcatgtatgtttcagatcatcaaacaaattttaattttagacaaagataacctcagtaaatacaaaatgcagtttttaaatgtgaatttcttttattaaggggggaaaaaaagctatctAAATCTACCTGGCTCTGTGtgaaacctaataactggttttgCCCCCCTTaacagcaagaactgcaatccaGTGTTTCTGATAACCAGCGGTGAGTCTTTCagatcgctgtggaggaattttggcccgctcgtctttgcagaattgtttaaaTGGAGGATTTTCGAGCATGtatggcctgtttaaggtcatgccaaagtgTCAGGTTTAAGTCTGGACTCTCACTAGGCtcctccaaaaccttcattttgttttgtttgagccattcagtggtgcacttgctggtgtgttttggatcattgtcctgctgcataacccgaGTGCGCTTGAGCTTGAGGGCACAAACCgatggccggacattctccttcaggattttctggtagagagcagaattcatggttccatcaattacagcaaattGTCCAGGAtcttgaagcagcaaagcaaccTCGGACCATCACagtaccaccaccatgtttgactgttggtatgatgttctttttatgaaatgctgtgttggtTTTATatcagatgtaacgggactcaaacctcccaaaaaataaatacctgTGACTCTCCGCCATGTGGTTTAGAAccgaagaagcctttcagatgagaggtgaaatgttttcaaatattttcctacaagtcttggggatcatcaagatgtttttgttggcaaatgtgagatgagcctttgtgttctttttggtcagcagtggttttctccttgtaactctcccatggatgccattagATGTTATTCTGGGTTCTTTtctgacctcctggatgagatGCTGATAAACTCTTGAAGTAATTTTGATAGgttggacactccttgtttggCCTTTTGCCAAGTATTTTGTTCATTTAAGTTCATTATTTATGAGTTTCCCTATGGTTTTGATTCTCAGTTTGCTATATGTTTTGAGTCCTGTTCTTAGTAATAGTTACTGTAAATAATTCCTGTTCCCTTTGCTCTCCTTGTTTCCCCACATCCCTGTTTTACCCCTTTGTGTCCTGGTCCCTTGTCTCGGGCgttctgtatttagttttgcgCCCTGTGTTGTGTTACGTCTGCGTTTGTTTATCTgttactcacttcctgtttctgtgtcaTTGAgtcccagctgtgtctccacctgttcctgATAGTCTCATTTTCCTGTGGTTTCCTCCAGTCCCTGTTGCGTCATTGTAAGCTtcccttgccccccccccccctctgtctgtctgtgtgtctgtgtgtgtgtgtgtgtgtgtgtgtgtgtgtggagtgagTCTGAAGCTCCAAAAATGACTGAGTAAACAAAGAATGTATTTTCAGAGACTGCAACTGCTATTAAGACTGTGAGGTATGCTCCTGCAGGGCTCCTGGGACAAACACCCGTTTCATTTCCATGGGTGGGAACGGCCAAGTACAGGCTTGCTCTTGCACCCATTTTGTTTCCAGCGGTGGGGGCGGCTGAGACCTGGCCCAACATTGGACACATGCCTGTTCTAtgggtggaggtggctgggtcATCAGCCTCAAGGGATAGCAGTGGACCCtcccaagcagccccagtcatTGGTGGAGATGGCTGCGTGCCCTGCAGAGTGGTCCCAGTCTTCTGTCTGCAACATTTCTTCAGTCGTCACAGTCTTCAGCACCTTCAGCTACAGCATCCCATCAGTGTTTT is drawn from Archocentrus centrarchus isolate MPI-CPG fArcCen1 chromosome 8, fArcCen1, whole genome shotgun sequence and contains these coding sequences:
- the dexi gene encoding dexamethasone-induced protein homolog, with protein sequence MPHQIYAQLDSVESLLDELPYMFYLGLFFVNVLILYYAFLMEYIVLNVGIVFLPEDMDQALVDLGVLSDPASVPYDTDTELDVFEGYLE